The Pocillopora verrucosa isolate sample1 chromosome 2, ASM3666991v2, whole genome shotgun sequence genome has a segment encoding these proteins:
- the LOC131775808 gene encoding tetratricopeptide repeat protein 28-like yields MEIPQAPAEEYVQKALVIRTEIGDRGEEASCYGNLVYLCVTRLSVVFIAPVNDFLEEPEVIIVPDRRLYKVPFAALSEKEGAEYLSETHRIRVIPSLTTLKIIQDSPEDYHSNTGALVIGNPKVDGLQPLPGARKEAEMVGRLVGVPPLVEEKATKQAVLERISSVSLIHFAAHGNAERGEIALSPIPTPNSGNAIPPQEAYMLTMAEVSRVKVRAKLVVLSCCHSGSGEIRAEGVIGIARAFLGSGARSVLVALWAIPDSATEKLMGRFYEHLIEGESASESLHQAMKWMRKNGLNKMSEWASFTLIGDDVRLEFDKQRQDSVRTVQEERPRQSK; encoded by the exons ATGGAG ATACCACAG GCTCCGGCTGAGGAGTAtgtccaaaaagcgcttgtcatcagaaccgaaattggcgacagaggagaggaagcatcatgttatggaaacctag tctatctttgtgttacaCGTCTATCTGTTGTGTTTATTGCTCCCGTTAATGATTTTCTTGAggagcctgaagtcattattgttcctgaccgcaggttgtacaaagttccttttgctgccctgagtgaaaaggagggagccgaatacctatcggagactcataggatccgtgtcattccttctttgacgaCGCTAAAGatcattcaagatagtccagaagactatcacagcaacactggtgccttggtaataggcaatcccaaggttgatGGGCTGCAACCattgccaggtgcaagaaaagaagcggagatggtcggacgactggtgGGTGTTCCACCTCTAGttgaagagaaagcaacgaagcaggcggtacttgagcggataagttcagtgagcttgatacattttgctgcccatggtaacgcggaaagaggagaaattgcactCTCCCCCATTCCTACTCCCAACAGTGGAAACGCTATCCCACCgcaggaagcttacatgttgacgatggctgaggtctcacgagtgaaagtcagagctaaactggtggtacttagctgctgtcacagtggaagtggagagataagagccgaaggagttataggaattgcccgtgcgttcttaggatctggTGCTCGCTCTGTATTGGTagcgctgtgggccattccagactcaGCTACAGAGAAGCTGATGGGTCGGTTCTATGAACACCTcattgaaggagaaagtgccagtgaatcccttcatcaggccatgaagtggatgagaaaaaacggcttgaaCAAAATGTCTGAGTGGGCgtcgtttacgctgattggagatgatgtgagactcGAGTTTGACAAGCAGCGGCAAGACTCagtgagaacag tACAGGAAGAAAGACCCCGACAGAGTAAATAA